A section of the Oryza sativa Japonica Group chromosome 1, ASM3414082v1 genome encodes:
- the LOC4327323 gene encoding translation machinery-associated protein 22 — protein sequence MAAEKPAPVRVLYCGVCGLPAEYCEFGPDFERCKPWLRANAPGVYPDELLASSSSAAADVDKVGERLQGVGISAADGSTSAGDASASKQEEVKRLPGGKVKKKDKQEVVIEKIVRNKRKCVTVVKGLELFGVKLSDASKKLGKKFATGASVVKGPTEKEQIDVQGDISYDIVEFITDTWPDVPESAIFFIEDGRKVPAA from the exons atggcggcggagaagcCGGCTCCGGTGAGGGTGCTGTACTGCGGCGTCTGCGGCCTCCCCGCGGAGTACTGCGAGTTCGGCCCGGACTTCGAGCGCTGCAAGCCGTGGCTCCGCGCCAACGCCCCGGGCGTCTACCCCGACGagctcctcgcctcctcctcctccgccgccgccgacgtcgacaaGGTCGGGGAGCGGCTTCAGGGCGTCGGGATCTCCGCCGCCGATGGCTCCACCAGtgcag GGGATGCTTCTGCGTCGAAGCAGGAAGAGGTGAAGCGCTTGCCTGGTGGTAAGGTCAAGAAGAAG GATAAACAAGAGGTTGTGATTGAGAAGATTGTCCGCAACAAGCGCAAATGTGTTACTGTGGTGAAGGGTCTGGAATTATTTG GTGTCAAGCTGAGTGATGCTTCAAAGAAGCTGGGGAAGAAGTTTGCTACAGGAGCATCTGTTGTTAAG GGCCCCACTGAGAAGGAGCAAATTGATGTGCAAGGGGATATATCGTATGATATCGTGGAGTTCATTACAGATACTTGGCCTGAT GTACCTGAGTCAGCCATTTTTTTCATTGAAGATGGAAGGAAGGTTCCTGCTGCTTGA
- the LOC4327324 gene encoding putative transcription factor bHLH041, with protein sequence MHLSMDDDDDQSAVYGVAMVDDLLTPSPSTHHAVAAAAGSFPSSSSSSASFRSASVSYSPDTSSSAAAAAATGFYPELSSQVAPLLPPPPLVRNEPQPGRYTAGLPPPPPPPVTGGAFRRYARHLGPRRAPKPGACGQRMFKTAMSALAKMHMETTYRRRQYYYQQAAAAAEAAPPPPSGNNQLQHTMSERKRREKLNDSFVALKAVLPPGSKKDKTSILIRAREYVKSLESKLSELEEKNRELEARLSTRPDDTKNDEEEVAAPPEAGGEVKREDPVEIEALDNFFIR encoded by the exons ATGCACCTGAGCatggatgatgacgatgatcaGTCCGCGGTGTACGGCGTCGCCATGGTGGACGACCTCCTGACGCCTTCGCCGTCGACgcaccacgccgtcgccgccgccgccggcagcttcCCTTCCTCGTcatcctcctcggcctccttccGCTCCGCCTCCGTGTCGTACAGCCCGGacacctcgtcgtcggcggcagcggcggcggcgacgggattCTACCCGGAGTTGTCCTCGCAGGTGGCGCCATTATTACCACCACCACCCTTGGTGCGCAACGAGCCCCAGCCCGGCCgttacaccgccggcctgccgccgccaccgccgccgccggtgaccggTGGCGCGTTCAGGCGGTACGCGCGGCACCTCGGCCCGAGGAGGGCGCCCAAGCCGGGGGCGTGCGGGCAGAGGATGTTCAAGACGGCCATGTCAGCGCTGGCCAAGATGCACATGGAGACGACGTACAGGCGCCGCCAGTACTACTAccagcaagcggcggcggcggccgaggcggcgccgccgccgccgtccggcaACAACCAGCTGCAGCACACGATGTCGGAGCGGAAGCGGCGGGAGAAGCTCAACGACAGCTTCGTCGCCCTCAAGGCCGTCCTCCCTCCCGGCTCCAAG AAAGACAAGACGTCGATACTGATCAGAGCAAGGGAGTACGTGAAGTCTCTCGAGTCAAAGCTGTCGGAGCTGGAGGAGAAGAACCGGGAGCTCGAGGCGCGGCTGTCCACCCGCCCCGACGACACCAAGAACGAcgaagaggaggtggcggcgccaccggaggccggcggcgaggtgaagAGAGAGGATCCGGTAGAGATCGAGGCtttagataatttttttataagatga
- the LOC107280684 gene encoding uncharacterized protein isoform X2: protein MDSSSWIHGYTNANATGANSGFMCGYAASPVEFPQQQQLVSSPIQQHLNQISMQMGMDDESAVYDGASMVGDLLMASSSAHHAGAGSFQYSSSTTSSSASFRSASVSCNPESSAAAAPELPAATGGAFSRYARHLRPRRPPKPGACGQRMFKTAMSVLANMHVAATYRRQYYYQQAAAAAAAEAAPAPPSDNQLQHMISERKRREKLNDSFVALKAVLPTGSKKDKASILIRAREHIKSLESKLSELEEKNRELEARLASRPAAKNDKGETAAAEAGDETKREDLVEIEVTTTSGGSGAAAAAATGGDQETCCTLNVDLRGGGGGGMSTTDVVLRTLQCLREQIGDGASLVAMSTSAGSGGRPPSANLTLQLKV, encoded by the exons ATGGATAGCAGCAGCTGGATCCATGGCTACACAAACGCCAACGCCACCGGCGCCAACAGCGGCTTCATGTGCGGCTACGCTGCCAG CCCAGTAGAGTTTCCGCAGCAGCAACAGCTGGTCAGCTCGCCGATTCAGCAACACCTCAACCAG ATCAGCATGCAGATGGGCATGGATGACGAGTCGGCGGTGTACGACGGCGCCTCCATGGTGGGCGACCTCCTCATGGCTTCCTCGTCGGCGCACCACGCCGGTGCCGGCAGCTTCCAGTACTCCTCGTCGACgacgtcctcctccgcctccttccGCTCCGCCTCCGTCTCGTGCAACCCggagagctcggcggcggcggcgccagagttgccggcggcaaccggcggcgcgtTCAGTCGCTACGCGCGGCACCTCCGCCCGAGGAGGCCACCCAAGCCGGGAGCGTGCGGGCAGAGGATGTTCAAGACGGCCATGTCGGTGCTCGCCAACATGCACGTGGCGGCGACGTACCGCCGCCAGTACTACTAccagcaagcggcggcggcggcggcggccgaggcggcgccggcgccgccgtccgacAACCAGCTGCAGCACATGATCTCGGAGCGGAAGCGGCGGGAGAAGCTCAACGACAGCTTCGTCGCCCTCAAGGCCGTCCTCCCTACCGGCTCCAAG AAAGACAAGGCGTCGATACTGATCAGGGCAAGAGAGCACATAAAGTCTCTCGAGTCAAAGCTGTCGGAGCTGGAGGAGAAGAACCGGGAGCTGGAGGCGAGGCTAGccagccgccccgccgccaaGAACGACAaaggcgagacggcggcggcggaagccggCGACGAGACGAAGCGAGAGGACCTAGTAGAGATCgaggtgacgacgacgagcggcggcagcggagcggcggctgcggcggcgacaggaggaGATCAAGAGACTTGTTGCACGCTCAACGTGGacttgcgcggcggcggcggcggaggcatgaGCACGACGGACGTTGTGCTCCGGACGCTGCAGTGCCTGAGAGAGCAGATcggcgacggcgccagcctcgtGGCGATGAGCACCAGCGCCGGCTCCGGCGGCCGCCCTCCTAGTGCAAACCTAACATTACAGCTCAAGGTAtaa
- the LOC107280684 gene encoding uncharacterized protein isoform X1, with amino-acid sequence MDSSSWIHGYTNANATGANSGFMCGYAASPVEFPQQQQLVSSPIQQHLNQISMQMGMDDESAVYDGASMVGDLLMASSSAHHAGAGSFQYSSSTTSSSASFRSASVSCNPESSAAAAPELPAATGGAFSRYARHLRPRRPPKPGACGQRMFKTAMSVLANMHVAATYRRQYYYQQAAAAAAAEAAPAPPSDNQLQHMISERKRREKLNDSFVALKAVLPTGSKKDKASILIRAREHIKSLESKLSELEEKNRELEARLASRPAAKNDKGETAAAEAGDETKREDLVEIEVTTTSGGSGAAAAAATGGDQETCCTLNVDLRGGGGGGMSTTDVVLRTLQCLREQIGDGASLVAMSTSAGSGGRPPSANLTLQLKKVT; translated from the exons ATGGATAGCAGCAGCTGGATCCATGGCTACACAAACGCCAACGCCACCGGCGCCAACAGCGGCTTCATGTGCGGCTACGCTGCCAG CCCAGTAGAGTTTCCGCAGCAGCAACAGCTGGTCAGCTCGCCGATTCAGCAACACCTCAACCAG ATCAGCATGCAGATGGGCATGGATGACGAGTCGGCGGTGTACGACGGCGCCTCCATGGTGGGCGACCTCCTCATGGCTTCCTCGTCGGCGCACCACGCCGGTGCCGGCAGCTTCCAGTACTCCTCGTCGACgacgtcctcctccgcctccttccGCTCCGCCTCCGTCTCGTGCAACCCggagagctcggcggcggcggcgccagagttgccggcggcaaccggcggcgcgtTCAGTCGCTACGCGCGGCACCTCCGCCCGAGGAGGCCACCCAAGCCGGGAGCGTGCGGGCAGAGGATGTTCAAGACGGCCATGTCGGTGCTCGCCAACATGCACGTGGCGGCGACGTACCGCCGCCAGTACTACTAccagcaagcggcggcggcggcggcggccgaggcggcgccggcgccgccgtccgacAACCAGCTGCAGCACATGATCTCGGAGCGGAAGCGGCGGGAGAAGCTCAACGACAGCTTCGTCGCCCTCAAGGCCGTCCTCCCTACCGGCTCCAAG AAAGACAAGGCGTCGATACTGATCAGGGCAAGAGAGCACATAAAGTCTCTCGAGTCAAAGCTGTCGGAGCTGGAGGAGAAGAACCGGGAGCTGGAGGCGAGGCTAGccagccgccccgccgccaaGAACGACAaaggcgagacggcggcggcggaagccggCGACGAGACGAAGCGAGAGGACCTAGTAGAGATCgaggtgacgacgacgagcggcggcagcggagcggcggctgcggcggcgacaggaggaGATCAAGAGACTTGTTGCACGCTCAACGTGGacttgcgcggcggcggcggcggaggcatgaGCACGACGGACGTTGTGCTCCGGACGCTGCAGTGCCTGAGAGAGCAGATcggcgacggcgccagcctcgtGGCGATGAGCACCAGCGCCGGCTCCGGCGGCCGCCCTCCTAGTGCAAACCTAACATTACAGCTCAAG AAAGTTACATAA